A part of Brassica rapa cultivar Chiifu-401-42 chromosome A05, CAAS_Brap_v3.01, whole genome shotgun sequence genomic DNA contains:
- the LOC103870957 gene encoding peroxidase 27, with protein MAACKRLVVACFFLVLLLAEANAQGLKVGFYSKTCPHAEGIVKKVVFAAMKKAPTLGAPLLRMFFHDCFVRGCDGSVLLDSSNNQAEKNAVPNLSLRGFGIIDDSKAALEKVCPGIVSCSDILALVARDAMVALEGPTWEVETGRRDGRVSNINEVNLPSPFDNIAKLITDFRTKGLNEKDLVVLSGGHTIGMGHCPLMSNRLYNFTGRGDSDPSLDSEYATNLRKKCKPTDTTTALEMDPGSFKTFDVSYFKLVAKRRGLFQSDAALLDNSKTRAHVLEQARGSTFFHDFGVSMVKMGRTGVLTGRAGEIRKMCRVPN; from the exons atggcTGCATGTAAGCGATTAGTTGTCGCTTGCTTTTTCTTAGTGTTGTTGCTAGCAGAAGCCAATGCGCAAGGCTTGAAAGTAGGCTTCTACAGCAAAACATGCCCACATGCCGAGGGTATTGTTAAAAAGGTCGTGTTTGCTGCCATGAAGAAAGCGCCTACCCTTGGTGCTCCTTTGCTTAGAATGTTCTTCCACGACTGCTTCGTTCGG GGATGTGATGGATCAGTTTTGTTAGATTCATCTAACAATCAAGCCGAGAAGAATGCCGTTCCTAACCTAAGCCTTCGAGGGTTCGGCATCATAGACGATTCCAAGGCAGCTCTAGAAAAAGTGTGCCCTGGCATAGTTTCTTGCTCTGATATCCTAGCACTTGTCGCTAGGGACGCAATGGTTGCA CTTGAAGGACCAACGTGGGAAGTTGAAACGGGAAGAAGAGACGGCAGGGTTTCTAATATCAACGAGGTCAACTTGCCATCACCTTTTGATAACATCGCCAAGCTTATCACCGATTTTCGCACAAAGGGACTCAACGAGAAAGATCTAGTCGTTCTTTCAG GTGGACACACTATTGGAATGGGACATTGTCCTCTAATGTCAAACCGTCTTTACAACTTCACCGGAAGAGGAGACAGCGACCCAAGTTTGGACTCGGAGTACGCCACTAATCTGAGGAAGAAATGCAAGCCGACCGACACCACGACGGCTCTAGAGATGGATCCAGGAAGTTTCAAGACATTCGACGTGAGCTACTTCAAGCTAGTGGCAAAGAGAAGAGGGCTTTTCCAGTCGGATGCTGCTCTTTTGGACAACTCAAAGACTAGGGCTCATGTCTTGGAGCAGGCACGTGGGTCAACCTTCTTTCATGACTTTGGTGTCTCAATGGTGAAAATGGGTCGGACCGGAGTTCTTACTGGTCGGGCTGGGGAGATCCGTAAGATGTGTCGTGTTCCTAATTAA
- the LOC103870956 gene encoding starch synthase 2, chloroplastic/amyloplastic, whose protein sequence is MASVAESSYPLLCQIKSQRRVTSSTLRNSSLVRVSPPHFASGSLSFRRRSFVLGHRWKFARCVEATGPDSSGSPSGDDEQEDALQATIDKSKKVLDMQRNLLHQIAERRKLVSSIKESTPNLVDGKPSAKEDANTADAAKNDKMDGDGNGSVSSSSYVKSSLNKEPEATTPLKSSKQSSPSAKSPEKEKPSGVANNGKPWSSVVASSVDPPYKPSSTVTSSKKTSDPVTSSVNPSKSPAGAFWSDPLPSYLTKTPETPSIKTEEYMETKEEMAHEEASSDTDEPSKDEEQPPPLAGANVMNVILVAAECAPFSKTGGLGDVAGALPKALARRGHRVMVVVPRYAEYEEAKDVGVRKRYKVAGQDMEVMYFHAYIDGVDFVFIDSPVFRHLSSNIYGGNRLDILKRMVLFCKAAVEVPWYVPCGGVCYGDGNLAFIANDWHTALLPVYLKAYYRDHGLMKYTRSVLVIHNIAHQGRGPVDDFSYVDLPGHYLDSFKLYDPVGGEHFNIFAAGLKAADRVLTVSHGYSWEVKTLEGGWGLHNIISENDWKFRGIVNGIDTKEWNPKFDLHLHSDDYTNYSLETLQIGKPQCKAALQKELGLPVRPDVPLIGFIGRLDHQKGVDLIAEAVPWMMSQDVQLVMLGTGRPDLEEVLRQMEHQYRDKARGWVGFSVKTAHRITAGADILLMPSRFEPCGLNQLYAMNYGTIPVVHAVGGLRDTVQQFDPYSETGLGWTFDSAEAGKLIHALGNCLLTYREYKESWEGLQRRGMTQDLSWDNAAEKYEEVLVAAKYQW, encoded by the exons ATGGCATCAGTTGCTGAGAGCTCTTACCCTCTTCTCTGTCAAATCAAGAGTCAGCGTCGCGTCACTTCCTCTACGCTGAGGAATTCGAGTCTTGTCCGAGTTTCTCCTCCTCATTTCGCTTCTGGGTCGCTTTCATTTCGTCGCCGGAGCTTCGTCCTCGGACACCGATGGAAGTTTGCGAGGTGCGTGGAAGCTACGGGCCCAGATTCTTCTGGATCTCCCAGTGGAGATGATGAGCAGGAGGATGCGCTTCAAGCTACCATCGACAAGAGCAAGAAGGTTCTCGATATGCAAAGAAACCTTCTTCACCAG ATTGCTGAAAGGAGGAAGCTGGTCTCATCTATAAAAGAGAGCACTCCTAACTTGGTTGATGGCAAACCTTCTGCTAAAGAAGATGCAAATACTGCTGATGCAGCTAAGAATGATAAGATGGATGGAGACGGCAACGGTAGTGTTAGCTCAAGCAGCTATGTCAAGTCATCTCTGAACAAAGAACCAGAAGCTACCACGCCCCTGAAGAGCAGCAAACAAAGCTCACCATCTGCAAAATCTCCTGAGAAAGAGAAACCATCCGGTGTAGCCAATAATGGGAAACCTTGGTCTAGCGTAGTAGCCTCCAGTGTAGATCCTCCTTATAAACCATCCTCTACTGTAACCTCCTCGAAGAAAACTTCTGATCCTGTAACTTCCTCTGTAAATCCGAGCAAATCTCCCGCTGGTGCATTTTGGTCAGATCCATTACCGTCTTACCTGACTAAAACACCTGAAACACCAAGTATAAAGACAGAGGAGTACATGGAAACAAAAGAGGAAATGGCACATGAAGAAGCCAGTAGTGATACTGATGAACCTTCGAAGGACGAAGAGCAGCCGCCTCCACTGGCTGGAGCAAATGTCATGAATGTGATATTGGTAGCTGCAGAGTGTGCTCCATTTTCCAAAACAG GTGGCCTCGGAGATGTAGCTGGCGCTTTGCCAAAGGCTTTGGCTCGGCGTGGACATAGGGTTATG GTTGTGGTTCCTCGGTATGCAGAGTATGAAGAAGCTAAAGATGTTGGGGTACGGAAGAGATATAAGGTGGCCGGGCAG GATATGGAAGTAATGTACTTCCATGCATATATTGATGGTGTGGATTTTGTTTTCATCGATAGCCCTGTGTTTCGGCATCTGAGTAGTAATATTTACGGTGGAAATCGACTC GATATCTTAAAGCGGATGGTTTTATTTTGCAAAGCCGCTGTTGAG GTTCCTTGGTATGTTCCTTGTGGAGGTGTTTGTTATGGAGATGGAAATTTGGCTTTTATAGCAAATGATTGGCACACTGCTTTGCTGCCTGTCTACTTGAAAGCCTATTACCGAGATCACGGATTAATGAAATACACACGTTCTGTTCTTGTAATCCATAACATTGCTCACCAG GGTCGAGGACCGGTAGATGATTTCTCATACGTGGATTTACCGGGCCATTACTTGGATAGCTTCAAGCTGTATGACCCTGTGGGAGGTGAGCACTTCAACATCTTCGCAGCTGGTCTTAAAGCTGCGGATAGAGTTCTCACTGTTAGCCATGGATATTCCTGGGAGGTTAAGACCTTAGAAGGAGGCTGGGGTCTTCACAACATCATAAGCGAAAACGACTGGAAGTTTAGAGGCATTGTGAACGGTATCGATACAAAAGAATGGAATCCCAAATTTGATCTTCACCTGCACTCTGATGACTACACAAACTATTCCTTGGAGACTCTTCAAATTGGTAAACCCCAATGTAAAGCTGCGTTACAGAAAGAGCTCGGCTTACCCGTTCGACCTGACGTTCCCCTGATCGGTTTTATTGGAAGATTGGATCACCAGAAAGGTGTTGATTTGATAGCTGAGGCGGTTCCATGGATGATGAGCCAGGATGTTCAGCTGGTTATGTTAGGCACAGGGAGACCGGATCTTGAAGAAGTCCTCAGACAGATGGAGCACCAGTACAGGGATAAAGCAAGGGGATGGGTTGGTTTCTCGGTTAAAACAGCTCACAGGATAACAGCTGGTGCAGACATTTTGCTGATGCCTTCGAGGTTCGAACCGTGCGGTCTAAACCAGCTTTACGCAATGAACTATGGAACCATTCCGGTGGTCCATGCAGTGGGAGGGTTGAGGGATACGGTTCAACAGTTTGACCCGTATAGTGAAACTGGTCTTGGATGGACATTTGATAGCGCGGAAGCAGGTAAGCTGATTCATGCTTTAGGGAACTGTTTGTTGACGTATAGAGAGTATAAGGAGAGTTGGGAAGGGCTTCAGAGAAGAGGGATGACACAAGATTTGAGCTGGGATAATGCTGCAGAGAAGTATGAAGAAGTTCTTGTTGCTGCTAAGTATCAATGGTGa
- the LOC103870955 gene encoding uncharacterized protein At5g19025, with protein sequence MVYLHSSISVCNPVDQAMPARKLNAATSSPSPPTTCSSFPVCEGSHSAAIDVLLLIAVITSCGFLFFPYAKLIALASFSIFSDISLLVKQEILHNPIVYGSLALSVFCAAVSAWLVVLLCTMHRCGKPNCKGLRKAVEFDIQIETEDCIKSSSNSNGKKGRVELPRVHHRELEAELKKMAPPNGRAVLVFRARCGCSVRRLVVSGPKKQQRKIKK encoded by the coding sequence ATGGTATATTTGCATAGCTCAATCTCGGTCTGCAACCCCGTCGACCAAGCTATGCCCGCCCGTAAACTCAACGCAGCCACCTCATCACCATCACCCCCCACCACCTGCTCCAGCTTCCCCGTCTGCGAAGGCTCCCACTCCGCCGCCATCGACGTCCTCCTCCTTATCGCCGTCATCACATCCTgcggcttcctcttcttcccTTACGCCAAGCTCATCGCCCTCGCCTCCTTCTCCATCTTCTCCGACATCTCCCTTTTAGTCAAGCAGGAGATTCTGCACAACCCTATAGTGTACGGTTCGTTGGCTCTGAGCGTCTTCTGCGCCGCCGTCTCCGCTTGGCTCGTCGTACTCTTGTGCACGATGCACAGGTGCGGGAAGCCGAACTGCAAAGGGCTGAGGAAAGCGGTTGAGTTTGATATTCAGATTGAGACTGAGGATTGCATCAAGAGCAGCTCAAATAGTAATGGGAAGAAGGGGAGGGTTGAGCTGCCTCGTGTCCATCACCGTGAGTTGGAAGCTGAGCTGAAGAAGATGGCGCCTCCTAATGGGAGGGCCGTGCTGGTTTTTAGAGCCAGGTGTGGTTGTTCTGTTAGGAGATTAGTTGTTTCGGGGCCGAAGAAGCAGCAGCGGAAGATCAAGAAGTGA
- the LOC103870952 gene encoding pre-rRNA-processing protein ESF1, producing MGSKRKKGDDGGGEKGEEMITDSRFSKAHTDPRFRRLPRRESKVTIDSRFKGVLTDKASAPVDKRGKRRRRGSAKDSLKEYYRIEEDDKKKKKQKKEEEESEDGESGDDDESEGEEKLIALEAEARLRKSEEQSIEQESDDELKKKKLPLKLASSDKESDDENSESEDNEEDVSEEEEVDTDVDDEDMYDDDEPEVAEEEIASIEKETHRLAIVNMDWKHVTAKDLYVVFNSFLPKDGRLLSVAVYPSEFGLERMKEEEIHGPAIGGDKENEDNSDDDEEEDKDVINESIRDYEKSRLRYYFAVAECDSSATADHLYKSCDGIEFERSSNKLDLRFIPDSMEFKHPPRDIATEAPATYQGLDFQSRALQMSKVNFTWDEDEPHRVRTLNQRFNPDQLAELELKEFLASDESESDDDGGDDDEGKRKEKYLALMESGDVDSDKDEDEENDQDMVVEFNTGLEDLSNKFREKKEEKPETVWDAQLRKMREKKKARRMQKKDEDDDDSSDDDDDDSSSDDEDDYNDDDHKKKKKKKMMKNKKKKGLEEKLAAEERSRAELELILADENGGDGKGLKGYNIKRKSKKRSKEMAEDKIPSADPEDSRFSAAIMDPNYALDPTNPQFKRSATYVKQLTQKQKEDPRSQEQVKDVETKKASTTEGTEGSSKKRSFAESATVKSLKLKMQQKGSEKKKEGTTDLAQRLKKKAKALSNK from the exons ATGGGTTCGAAGCGAAAGAAGGGAGACGACGGCGGAGGAGAGAAAGGAGAAGAAATGATTACGGATTCGAGGTTTTCCAAGGCGCACACTGACCCCAGATTCCGTAGGCTTCCCAGGCGTGAATCCAAAGTCACCATCGACTCTCGTTTCAAAGGTGTTCTCACTGATAAGGCTTCTGCTCCGGTTGATAAGCGTGGGAAGCGGAGAAGACGAGGAAGTGCCAAGGATTCTCTTAAAGAGTATTACCGTATCGAAGAAGacgataagaagaagaagaagcagaagaaggaggaggaggagagcgAAGATGGTGAATCTGGGGATGATGATGAGAGCGAGGGTGAAGAAAAGTTGATTGCTTTGGAAGCTGAGGCCAGGCTGAGGAAATCTGAGGAACAATCTATCGAGCAAGAGTCTGATGATGAgcttaagaagaagaagcttcctTTAAAATTGGCTTCTTCTGATAAAGAATCTGATGATGAGAACTCAGAGTCTGAAGACAATGAGGAAGATGTTTCGGAAGAAGAAGAGGTGGATACTGACGTGGACGATGAAGATATGTATGATGACGATGAACCCGAAGTTGCC GAAGAGGAGATAGCGAGTATCGAGAAAGAAACTCACAGACTCGCTATTGTCAACATGGACTGGAAACATGTCACT GCCAAAGACTTGTACGTTgttttcaattcgtttctcccgaaagatggtCGCCTTTTGTCTGTTGCTGTCTATCCATCAGAGTTTGGGCTTGAGCGAATGAAAGAGGAGGAAATCCATGGCCCGGCAATTGGTGGAGACAAGGAGAATGAAGATAacagtgatgatgatgaagaggagGATAAGGACGTCATCAATGAGAGTATACGTGATTACGAGAAAAGCAGATTGAG GTACTATTTTGCTGTTGCGGAATGTGATTCCAGTGCCACTGCTGATCACTTGTACAAATCATGTGATGGAATCGAGTTTGAGAGATCCTCCAACAAGCTCGACTTAAGGTTCATTCCTGATTCCATGGAATTCAAACATCCACCTCGTGACATTGCCACCGAG gcACCTGCTACTTATCAAGGTTTAGATTTTCAAAGCCGAGCACTGCAGATGAGTAAGGTTAATTTTACTTGGGATGAAGATGAGCCGCACCGTGTTAGGACCTTAAACCAAAGATTCAACCCTGATCAG TTGGCAGAACTTGAGCTGAAGGAGTTTTTAGCTTCTGATGAGAGTGAAtctgatgatgatggtggtgatgatgatgaggggaaaagaaaagaaaagtaccTAGCTTTAATGGAATCCGGAGATGTTGATTCTGATAAAGACGAGGATGAGGAGAATGACCAGGATATGGTAGTAGAATTCAATACCGGCTTAGAAGATCTGAGTAACAAATTTcgtgaaaagaaagaagagaagccAGAAACGGTCTGGGACGCACAACTTAGGAAGATGcgggagaagaagaaagctagGAGGATGCAAAAGAaggatgaggatgatgatgattcttcagatgatgatgatgatgattcttcTTCAGATGATGAAGACGACTACAACGATGATgatcataagaagaagaagaagaagaagatgatgaagaataagaagaagaagggttTAGAGGAGAAATTAGCAGCGGAAGAAAGAAGCAGAGCGGAGCTCGAGTTGATACTGGCTGATGAGAATGGAGGAGACGGCAAAGGTCTAAAAGGATATAATATTAAAAGGAAAAGTAAAAAGAGAAGTAAAGAGATGGCAGAAGATAAGATACCTTCAGCTGATCCTGAAGATTCAAGATTCTCAGCTGCAATCATGGATCCTAACTATGCTCTAGACCCTACGAATCCACAGTTTAAAAG GAGTGCGACTTATGTTAAGCAATTAACTCAGAAGCAAAAGGAAGATCCAAGAAGCCAAGAGCAAGTGAAAGATGTGGAGACAAAGAAGGCGTCGACTACAGAGGGCACGGAGGGATCTTCTAAGAAAAGGAGTTTTGCAGAGTCTGCTACTGTTAAGTCATTGAAGCTCAAGATGCAGCAGAAGGGTtctgagaagaagaaagaagggaCTACCGACTTGGCTCAGCGGCTGAAGAAGAAAGCCAAAGCTTtatcaaacaaataa
- the LOC103870954 gene encoding polypyrimidine tract-binding protein homolog 1 isoform X1 produces the protein MSSSQFRYTQTPSKVVHLRNLPWECVEEELIDLCKRFGKIVNTKTNVGANRNQAFVEFAELNQAISMVSYYASSSEPAQIRGKTVYIQYSNRHEIVNNQSPGDVPGNVLLVTFEGVESHDVSIDVIHLVFSAFGFVHKIATFEKAAGFQALVQFTDVETASAARNALDGRSIPKYLLPDHVASCNLRMSYSAHTDLNIKFQSHRSRDYTNPYLPVNHTAMDGSMQPALGADGKKVETQSNVLLALIENMQYAVTVDVLHTVFSAYGTVQKIAIFEKNGSTQALIQYSDIATAAIAKEALEGHCIYDGGYCKLRLSYSRHTDLNVKAFSDKSRDYTLPDLSLLVGQNVPGVADASAPTAGWQNGQVQTQYAGYGGSPYMYPSADHAGASPSSGHPPYYG, from the exons ATGTCGAGCTCACAGTTTCGGTATACGCAGACGCCGTCGAAGGTGGTGCACCTGAGGAATCTGCCGTGGGAATGCGTGGAAGAGGAGCTCATCGACCTGTGCAAACGATTCGGCAAAATCGTCAATACCAAGACCAATGTCGGAGCCAATCGCAACCAAGCCTTCGTCGAATTC GCTGAGTTGAATCAGGCTATATCGATGGTTTCGTATTATGCTTCATCTTCGGAGCCTGCGCAGATTCGTGGGAAAACTGTTTATATACAGTACTCTAATCGCCATGAGATTGTCAACAACCAGAGTCCTGGAGATGTCCCTGGGAATGTCCTCTTGGTTACCTTTGAAGGAGTCGAATCTCACGATGTCAGCATCGATGTCATCCATCTG GTGTTTTCTGCTTTTGGATTCGTTCACAAAATTGCCACTTTTGAGAAAGCTGCTGGTTTCCAG GCACTAGTTCAATTCACTGATGTGGAGACTGCTTCAGCGGCAAGGAATGCGCTAGATGGAAGAAGTATACCCAA ATATCTACTTCCAGACCACGTTGCCTCTTGCAATTTGCGAATGTCTTATTCAGCTCATACTGATCTAAACATCAAGTTTCAGTCCCATCGTAGCAG GGATTACACAAATCCATACCTTCCAGTGAATCATACCGCAATGGACGGGTCTATGCAG CCTGCTTTGGGTGCTGATGGAAAGAAGGTAGAAACTCAGAGCAATGTCCTGCTTGCTTTGATTGAGAATATGCAGTATGCTGTCACCGTGGATGTTCTTCACACG GTCTTTTCAGCGTATGGGACTGTCCAGAAGATTGCTATATTTGAGAAGAATGGTTCAACACAAGCCTTAATTCAATACTCTG ATATAGCAACGGCGGCAATAGCTAAAGAAGCATTGGAAGGACACTGCATATATGACGGTGGCTACTGTAAGCTTCGACTATCATACTCTCGTCATACTGATCTCAATGTAAAG GCTTTTAGCGACAAAAGCAGAGACTACACACTACCTGATCTGAGCCTACTCGTGGGCCAAAATGTTCCCGGAGTGGCTGACGCTTCTGCGCCAACAGCTGGTTGGCAGAATGGGCAGGTGCAAACTCAATACGCAGGTTATGGTGGAAGTCCATATATGTACCCTTCAGCTGATCACGCAGGGGCTTCACCTTCTTCTGGTCATCCTCCTTACTATGGTTGA
- the LOC103870954 gene encoding polypyrimidine tract-binding protein homolog 1 isoform X4 — protein MSSSQFRYTQTPSKVVHLRNLPWECVEEELIDLCKRFGKIVNTKTNVGANRNQAFVEFAELNQAISMVSYYASSSEPAQIRGKTVYIQYSNRHEIVNNQSPGDVPGNVLLVTFEGVESHDVSIDVIHLVFSAFGFVHKIATFEKAAGFQALVQFTDVETASAARNALDGRSIPKYLLPDHVASCNLRMSYSAHTDLNIKFQSHRSRDYTNPYLPVNHTAMDGSMQPALGADGKKVETQSNVLLALIENMQYAVTVDVLHTVFSAYGTVQKIAIFEKNGSTQALIQYSDIATAAIAKEALEGHCIYDGGYCF, from the exons ATGTCGAGCTCACAGTTTCGGTATACGCAGACGCCGTCGAAGGTGGTGCACCTGAGGAATCTGCCGTGGGAATGCGTGGAAGAGGAGCTCATCGACCTGTGCAAACGATTCGGCAAAATCGTCAATACCAAGACCAATGTCGGAGCCAATCGCAACCAAGCCTTCGTCGAATTC GCTGAGTTGAATCAGGCTATATCGATGGTTTCGTATTATGCTTCATCTTCGGAGCCTGCGCAGATTCGTGGGAAAACTGTTTATATACAGTACTCTAATCGCCATGAGATTGTCAACAACCAGAGTCCTGGAGATGTCCCTGGGAATGTCCTCTTGGTTACCTTTGAAGGAGTCGAATCTCACGATGTCAGCATCGATGTCATCCATCTG GTGTTTTCTGCTTTTGGATTCGTTCACAAAATTGCCACTTTTGAGAAAGCTGCTGGTTTCCAG GCACTAGTTCAATTCACTGATGTGGAGACTGCTTCAGCGGCAAGGAATGCGCTAGATGGAAGAAGTATACCCAA ATATCTACTTCCAGACCACGTTGCCTCTTGCAATTTGCGAATGTCTTATTCAGCTCATACTGATCTAAACATCAAGTTTCAGTCCCATCGTAGCAG GGATTACACAAATCCATACCTTCCAGTGAATCATACCGCAATGGACGGGTCTATGCAG CCTGCTTTGGGTGCTGATGGAAAGAAGGTAGAAACTCAGAGCAATGTCCTGCTTGCTTTGATTGAGAATATGCAGTATGCTGTCACCGTGGATGTTCTTCACACG GTCTTTTCAGCGTATGGGACTGTCCAGAAGATTGCTATATTTGAGAAGAATGGTTCAACACAAGCCTTAATTCAATACTCTG ATATAGCAACGGCGGCAATAGCTAAAGAAGCATTGGAAGGACACTGCATATATGACGGTGGCTACT GCTTTTAG
- the LOC103870954 gene encoding polypyrimidine tract-binding protein homolog 1 isoform X3, which yields MSSSQFRYTQTPSKVVHLRNLPWECVEEELIDLCKRFGKIVNTKTNVGANRNQAFVEFAELNQAISMVSYYASSSEPAQIRGKTVYIQYSNRHEIVNNQSPGDVPGNVLLVTFEGVESHDVSIDVIHLVFSAFGFVHKIATFEKAAGFQALVQFTDVETASAARNALDGRSIPKYLLPDHVASCNLRMSYSAHTDLNIKFQSHRSRDYTNPYLPVNHTAMDGSMQPALGADGKKVETQSNVLLALIENMQYAVTVDVLHTVFSAYGTVQKIAIFEKNGSTQALIQYSDIATAAIAKEALEGHCIYDGGYWKEINN from the exons ATGTCGAGCTCACAGTTTCGGTATACGCAGACGCCGTCGAAGGTGGTGCACCTGAGGAATCTGCCGTGGGAATGCGTGGAAGAGGAGCTCATCGACCTGTGCAAACGATTCGGCAAAATCGTCAATACCAAGACCAATGTCGGAGCCAATCGCAACCAAGCCTTCGTCGAATTC GCTGAGTTGAATCAGGCTATATCGATGGTTTCGTATTATGCTTCATCTTCGGAGCCTGCGCAGATTCGTGGGAAAACTGTTTATATACAGTACTCTAATCGCCATGAGATTGTCAACAACCAGAGTCCTGGAGATGTCCCTGGGAATGTCCTCTTGGTTACCTTTGAAGGAGTCGAATCTCACGATGTCAGCATCGATGTCATCCATCTG GTGTTTTCTGCTTTTGGATTCGTTCACAAAATTGCCACTTTTGAGAAAGCTGCTGGTTTCCAG GCACTAGTTCAATTCACTGATGTGGAGACTGCTTCAGCGGCAAGGAATGCGCTAGATGGAAGAAGTATACCCAA ATATCTACTTCCAGACCACGTTGCCTCTTGCAATTTGCGAATGTCTTATTCAGCTCATACTGATCTAAACATCAAGTTTCAGTCCCATCGTAGCAG GGATTACACAAATCCATACCTTCCAGTGAATCATACCGCAATGGACGGGTCTATGCAG CCTGCTTTGGGTGCTGATGGAAAGAAGGTAGAAACTCAGAGCAATGTCCTGCTTGCTTTGATTGAGAATATGCAGTATGCTGTCACCGTGGATGTTCTTCACACG GTCTTTTCAGCGTATGGGACTGTCCAGAAGATTGCTATATTTGAGAAGAATGGTTCAACACAAGCCTTAATTCAATACTCTG ATATAGCAACGGCGGCAATAGCTAAAGAAGCATTGGAAGGACACTGCATATATGACGGTGGCTACT GGAAAGAGATTAATAACTGA
- the LOC103870954 gene encoding polypyrimidine tract-binding protein homolog 1 isoform X2 → MSSSQFRYTQTPSKVVHLRNLPWECVEEELIDLCKRFGKIVNTKTNVGANRNQAFVEFAELNQAISMVSYYASSSEPAQIRGKTVYIQYSNRHEIVNNQSPGDVPGNVLLVTFEGVESHDVSIDVIHLVFSAFGFVHKIATFEKAAGFQALVQFTDVETASAARNALDGRSIPKYLLPDHVASCNLRMSYSAHTDLNIKFQSHRSRDYTNPYLPVNHTAMDGSMQPALGADGKKVETQSNVLLALIENMQYAVTVDVLHTVFSAYGTVQKIAIFEKNGSTQALIQYSDIATAAIAKEALEGHCIYDGGYCKLRLSYSRHTDLNVKVHKIGCFLELLTNKKNV, encoded by the exons ATGTCGAGCTCACAGTTTCGGTATACGCAGACGCCGTCGAAGGTGGTGCACCTGAGGAATCTGCCGTGGGAATGCGTGGAAGAGGAGCTCATCGACCTGTGCAAACGATTCGGCAAAATCGTCAATACCAAGACCAATGTCGGAGCCAATCGCAACCAAGCCTTCGTCGAATTC GCTGAGTTGAATCAGGCTATATCGATGGTTTCGTATTATGCTTCATCTTCGGAGCCTGCGCAGATTCGTGGGAAAACTGTTTATATACAGTACTCTAATCGCCATGAGATTGTCAACAACCAGAGTCCTGGAGATGTCCCTGGGAATGTCCTCTTGGTTACCTTTGAAGGAGTCGAATCTCACGATGTCAGCATCGATGTCATCCATCTG GTGTTTTCTGCTTTTGGATTCGTTCACAAAATTGCCACTTTTGAGAAAGCTGCTGGTTTCCAG GCACTAGTTCAATTCACTGATGTGGAGACTGCTTCAGCGGCAAGGAATGCGCTAGATGGAAGAAGTATACCCAA ATATCTACTTCCAGACCACGTTGCCTCTTGCAATTTGCGAATGTCTTATTCAGCTCATACTGATCTAAACATCAAGTTTCAGTCCCATCGTAGCAG GGATTACACAAATCCATACCTTCCAGTGAATCATACCGCAATGGACGGGTCTATGCAG CCTGCTTTGGGTGCTGATGGAAAGAAGGTAGAAACTCAGAGCAATGTCCTGCTTGCTTTGATTGAGAATATGCAGTATGCTGTCACCGTGGATGTTCTTCACACG GTCTTTTCAGCGTATGGGACTGTCCAGAAGATTGCTATATTTGAGAAGAATGGTTCAACACAAGCCTTAATTCAATACTCTG ATATAGCAACGGCGGCAATAGCTAAAGAAGCATTGGAAGGACACTGCATATATGACGGTGGCTACTGTAAGCTTCGACTATCATACTCTCGTCATACTGATCTCAATGTAAAGGTACATAAGATTGGTTGCTTTCTTGAGTTGCttaccaacaaaaaaaacgTGTAG